The window GACTGTTTTTTCTGCCAGAAACGTTCTTTGGATTCTTTTGGGGCATTATCATAAACTAGTCATTGAAGTTTATTTCcacttttttaaagtttttttttccctcaaccTGCAAGTTCGAAGTTTCTCATACAATTGTTGTCGTATATGGAGGTGAAACTATCCGTCTGTTGAATGTAATTTGTCTGGTGTAAATTTTCGCTATCACTTTTTGTGTTGTCAAATTTATccttattatttattattcacTTACTGTCTCAACATACACTCAAATACTATTCATCCAAAACTACTTCAATCCAACACCCACGTTTTATTTTACCAACACCACTCAATTATTAATTTTCCACTTTACTCTTCTATCTCCTACTATCATGAAGATAATTTCCTACACCAAACCCAAAACCTTCttaaagggttttttttttttaaactttttcccccggttattaaagatttttttttttactttcttaaaaTCTTCTCTACGACCTGTAAGTTCAAACTTATCCTCGTACGTTATTGTTGTATACAAAGTGAAATTATTTCAAGACCTACAAAATCCATTGATTCCATGTTAGTTGGCCTTTGTAACTTTTTATGACATGACActgaatttcaatttttaaaatcaATTTGCATGTAAAATTGTGCTCTTCCATTAACAGACATTATTATATTTACACGtttatttctaaatttttggtttacttatttgttttatttttgtttgttcatTAGATGTTATCAATGCAAATAGTGGtgctatgatttttttttatcaatgcaACTATTGTCTCTATCAAAGTTATTTAGTATATAAGATGAACAACAAAGCTTCctatatttgaatttgtatatatGTTTTTTCGTGCATGTATCAAgtaattaaatttctatttaaaaaaattaaaaaatcaaaGTTTACCTTTCTTTTGTTTATAAAAATTTATGCTAAATTCTTCCATAAAAAAGAGCTATACTCCCTAAATTGCACATATTTGAATTATTGCCAGGCACAAATGTTTTAATAGCCACCGCCAATTGGGACAACAAATTGGGCCAGAAGATTGGAGCTCGATCTGCCTGACCCACTAAAGCTCGATCTGACTGAGCTTAAGGTGAGAATGGGTTGATCTAAGATTTGTATCTACAATCTGGGCATGGTTTCTAAATCCGACTTGGGTCGTATGAGGTTTTGCCCGATCCATACTTGGACCGACTATGACGTATGCTTAGAGGTggcaatttatcccaaatctcAATGGATTACCCATGCCCAAAGGGACTTGGGGCGGGATGGGTACTGgaatttgatattgggtttaaaatgggacaaatctaattgtacccattaattgatggaaaattttggaaaatacttgggtacccattgggttCAAATAGCAAGGGCTCTATTTGGATTAACTGTTTTTTGggatgtttttgaaatattttattgtctcagtgtatatgaaaaatttttactataaaatttttttgaaatatttgatatactaatatggatgagatattttttgagttattgtatattattgtaatattgtatttgaaaattttgttttttgaaaatatagtcaatccaaacggagtcttagattcaaaaattatttttaacaatttttatagtcatactagcgaatataatctagcagtcttcctagtcattatccacaagaatttccaaCACTTCAGTCAGTTTAGACATGTCATCCTTGGACAATGATGagaataaatattcaacaccCTAAGTGCCTAGGTCattttgatatatgttggaatatggccgtattatatctatcttttcctttatttgttaatccaatttttgttgAGAATCCTaagtataaagcacttgcatgtttatttaataaaactaaaagaaatttaataaatacaaaatattaaagttatataaaaaataaaaaatgaaataaaaggaaaaaatatatatagaaaatagatttgggtattgggcgggatcaatctaaacccatcccaaagtgatcctgcccaaattagtcccaaaacacatatgggtaagaTTGGGCCCAAACCCATATAACTCGATTCCATCTtaaacccaagcaaatcccgcccattttgccacctctaatgCTTACGTTCCCATTCATGTTATGTATTCATGAGATGGTAGAATAATTGGCTGAGATTTAAAATCGTATTATAGTTGTTGTTTCAATGTATTACAACTGATTCAACTAAAATGCTCCAAAAAATACAACTTGTTTCCACCACTTTGGCTAAAACTATCGTGTCGAACGCGGGAATCTCCACTAGTGATAATTCTTAAAAACACACTTGATATATTGATGTCTTGATTTAGTGGCTAAGATTGAAACCTTATGATTTAGAGATCTTGGTTCCCAATTTCTCATTCCTCTCCtcgttttttaaattttaaatcctATATTTCCCTTactaaaaaaagtaaaaataaaaacatttaatatcggttcattattttcttttgaaacatATAAATGCTTTATATAACGATAAAGCACAAAACAGCCCTCTATAGTTAAGCTAACTTACGGGAAAGCCCCTTATAGTTTCAAATAATACATTTCAGCCTCTCataatttaaactaatttgaaACAACAAcgaaaatcatcaaaattagtGGAGACGAACAAAATGACACAATTAtcctaatatatataaataataaaagacCTTTTAACAATCATTCTATTAAGCAAACTTACGAAAAAAAACTCTTGTGGTTAAGCCAATGTACCAAAAAGCCCCATATGGTTACATgttacttttatttatttattttgtgcataaagttgtatttgaaaatatttatttatttattttgtatatAGAAATAAGGTgagttttatttgaaaatttttatttatttattttatgtatagaAATGAGGTAAGCTGTGCTTGGGAGggttgtttttgaaatttttatgagTTCTAAGGGGTTTAATAGGTATATCAactaaaaatttgatttaaaaaattattttccaggTCAAGCAAACTCAAACTCgttaatttaaataatttttgtccatttttcacATTAGTTCAAATCACAAGATACTGGATTGTATGATTTGAAATTATAAGGGACCTTTTTTGTAGGTTTGTTTAACCAAATGGGGGTTTTTCTATCCTATAATAGATATATCGACTGAAAATTTGTTTGTTTCCGGTATAAATACTTGCAAAAGAAGCGCATGTAtttcaaacccattaatttAGACGATTTTCGATACTTTTTTAAATTAGTTCAAACTACGAGATAGGTTACTGGAATGtgtgttttgaaactataggagGTTTGTCTGTATATTCGCTTAATCTCAATGGacttttctatattttacccATTATATAAATTACAAGCCATATAAGATTTCTCACTGAATATCATTAACTGTGATACAAAATGTTGACTCTTTCCATTGTGAAAAATAATTTCTCCAATTGTATATGACAATTTAGTGTAAAAATCCAAGATTGTAGTATCATATCCTATAAAATCATGagaatttttggtcaataaACTAAATCAAATCAACAACTAAAAAGTATTAAATGCGTTTGGGCTATTGACTCAACCTCAAACTCCAACTCTTTTTGCTTCTAATTTTCCCTCCTTGAAAAgcttttgaacatctttttacACATAAATCCCTGTCACCAAAAGCGGTACTCAAGGCATTATCAATGGCTGTATGTGTAAACTTTCAAACATCACATATGCTAATCTCAATTTCCCTTAACTTCAAGGAGCTCAAAGAAAATCATTcctaaacaaaaatcaaatatgTAACGGCTATCAATTTCCCTTACCCCCAAGACAAAATCAATCACCGCCCATCACCTTCGTCGGACATCTGCATTCTCATTTCAAAGTCCCAAGTTCAGGTTCACAAATACTTGGCAACAGCTTTCCAAGATCCAAAACTTCGATCAACATTCATATCTCAACGCTTTGGTTGGACGATTGCCCGACTACACCTGCCCCTCCCCTGATCGCTCTGAGGCAAGTCAGTAGTCAATCTCGCCCGGTGGGATGTTCGCGAAATGGCACCTGCATCTCCTCTGATCGCACTGAGGCATTTTGGTGTTGCTCCAGCTCGCAGTTTAATACGTTGTAACTTGTAAGTAGTGTTTATCAAGATGCAACTTGCTGTATTTAATCATTAGCTAGCTGTAGGAAGTAGTCAATCTTGCGAGTTTTGCGGTTGTCTATTGATTTTTCAAACTGTTCTTGAGTAGTTGGTGGATCTCTGTTCGTCCAGGTGGATAGATTAAGTACTGTGAAGCTGATTTTCTGGTGGGATTTCCAAGATTTTCTTGTTGTTGCATGAAATTTGTAAATAAGTACCGATAAAGATGGTTCATACCTGTGTTGATACAGTGTTGGAGGACTTGGAGTATTTAGAGAAGGGATTGTTTTTTGATCGAGGAGATTTGGTTGAGAAACTTAAAGTTGAATTGAGATTTCTCAGAACATTTTTGTGGTGTAGTTCGGGGTGGAGAAACTGTAGTGATGGTGGGTATTTGAGGTCTCACTTGATGAATATTGAGAGTGTACTGAGGAAGGCAGGAGAGGATCTTTCTTTTGCTCGTGATAGGGCGATATCTGGGAGCCTAAACGAGAAATTAGACCATgtagtagatgatttgcttgaaaAGGTTGAAGCTTTCAAGGTGGAAATTGGAGAAGATTTTATTGATTGGGCAAAACATTCCTTAGAACCAAACAATGCCATGAGTGGTGAAGTTCTGGTGGAATTTTTTGATTGTGTTCTGGTAAATCTGAAGGATCTGCTTAAGTTTGAAGGCAATTTGATTCTGTCTTTGAAGGAACAAATCTCAGCCCTTGAAGTGAAGCTACGATTCTTGAGAAACTTTGTCATCTTCACGAATAGGCAATGCAGTGGGTATGAGAATATCGGACTGTTTTTTACTTCTATTGAAGATGCTGCAAATAAGGTAGCAGCTATTACTTATTTGTGCTGTCTCCAACGGACGGCTGAAAGTAAGGGAGAGGTAAACGAAATGCTTTCTGATTTGCTGGTGAAGATTAAGCCTAGTACGTCTGATATCATAGAAATGTTTGTTGGGATCCTGAAAGCTTCTAAGATCTCTCGATCTGACATTTATGTGGTGGGTGAAGTTGTggtaaattttgtcaattttctccTAGAAATTCTTCGTCCTGCAAATGATCAAGTAGAACAACTTCGTGAAGGGTTGATACTCATAATGGCATTCCTCATTGATCCACCAGAAAATTATAAATGGGAGGGAAAACAAATTTCAAGTCAAACTGAAGCTGTAGTCAGTCAGGTAGCATCTCTCTGCTCATTCTATGCTGACAAAACAGAAGGTCAGATTCCTGTGGAGAAGGATCAATTGCTGGCTGATATGATTGAAAAGATTGCAGGGATTAAGACAAAGGTCGGAGAGATCTTTCCTGAAGTTTCAGGGCCGCCCTCATCTTTTTTCCCCAGGGTTGATAAACTGGGTATTGTTGActctttcttgagaaatttgatGGGGCTACTGGAGAGCAGGGCAAATTCAATTGTTTTTCTGAAGCATCaatttgaaaaactcctttCAGATCTAGAATTTTTGAGAGCTTTTCTCGTGGATACAGCAAAGCAGCAAAATGAGCTGGAGGATCTAGTTTATATGTGGTCTTATATTGCCGGGGTGACAAATGAGGTAGAATTCGTTATCGACTCATTTCTGGTGGGAGATTATCCTGTATGGTATTATAAATTACGGGTCTCTGTAGCTGTAGATGTGATTGAACTTATAAAGTCAAAGGTCAGAGCATTTTGCGACCATCATAATCATAATCTTTATCTCCAAAAGAGTATGAGTTCTGATCCTGTGTTATCAGAAGTTAATTCCCCAAAAATAGATGGAACTTTGGTGGGTTTTCTTGATGAGGCTGAAACAATAAGAGTTAAACTTACCAGAGGTGGAATGCAGTTAGACATTGTTGCGATTGTCGGGATGGCTGGCCTTGGTAAGACCACTTTGGCCAAGAGATTGTACCATGAACCTTCAGTTGCACGTCATTTCCATGTTCGTGCATGGTGCTGTATTTCTCAAGTTTATGAAAAGAGAGATTTGTTGCTCACCATTTTGAATCAGATTATTGAGCTTACTGACCAAATCCGTGGCATGAAGACTGAAGATTTAGATGAAGTGCTTTACAAATCTTTGAAAAAGGAAAGGTTCTTCATAGTCATGGATGACATGTGGAGCACAGGGGCATGGGATGATTTGAAAAGATCATTTCCAGATGACAGAAATGGTAGTAGAATAATGTTTACAACTCGACACCGTGAAGTGGCTTTAGAAGCCAAGTCTGACTGCGATCCTCATGCTCTTCGTTTTTTTTCTGATGGAGAGAGTTGGGAGTTGTTGGAGAAGAGGGTATTTCAGCAACAAAAATGTCCCGAGGAGCTTGTAGAGTTAGGAAGGCAAATTGCAACAGCTTGCAAAGGATTGCCTCTATCAATTGTTCTAGTAGCTGGAATTCTTGCCAGGACACAGAAGAGAAAAGATTGGTGGATGCAAGTTG is drawn from Coffea arabica cultivar ET-39 chromosome 1c, Coffea Arabica ET-39 HiFi, whole genome shotgun sequence and contains these coding sequences:
- the LOC140035035 gene encoding putative late blight resistance protein homolog R1A-3, with amino-acid sequence MVHTCVDTVLEDLEYLEKGLFFDRGDLVEKLKVELRFLRTFLWCSSGWRNCSDGGYLRSHLMNIESVLRKAGEDLSFARDRAISGSLNEKLDHVVDDLLEKVEAFKVEIGEDFIDWAKHSLEPNNAMSGEVLVEFFDCVLVNLKDLLKFEGNLILSLKEQISALEVKLRFLRNFVIFTNRQCSGYENIGLFFTSIEDAANKVAAITYLCCLQRTAESKGEVNEMLSDLLVKIKPSTSDIIEMFVGILKASKISRSDIYVVGEVVVNFVNFLLEILRPANDQVEQLREGLILIMAFLIDPPENYKWEGKQISSQTEAVVSQVASLCSFYADKTEGQIPVEKDQLLADMIEKIAGIKTKVGEIFPEVSGPPSSFFPRVDKLGIVDSFLRNLMGLLESRANSIVFLKHQFEKLLSDLEFLRAFLVDTAKQQNELEDLVYMWSYIAGVTNEVEFVIDSFLVGDYPVWYYKLRVSVAVDVIELIKSKVRAFCDHHNHNLYLQKSMSSDPVLSEVNSPKIDGTLVGFLDEAETIRVKLTRGGMQLDIVAIVGMAGLGKTTLAKRLYHEPSVARHFHVRAWCCISQVYEKRDLLLTILNQIIELTDQIRGMKTEDLDEVLYKSLKKERFFIVMDDMWSTGAWDDLKRSFPDDRNGSRIMFTTRHREVALEAKSDCDPHALRFFSDGESWELLEKRVFQQQKCPEELVELGRQIATACKGLPLSIVLVAGILARTQKRKDWWMQVVDSLSSKLVGEMEQCKDILGLSFKHLPDHLKPCFLYFGALPQGEEIAIRKLIRLWAAEGLVCNNDVAEYYLMDLVNRSLVIVSKRRSKDHGVKTCHVHDLLHDYCVARAKEECFLMHIFDDDVREPDLSDLICQFEGHMAPDIVEYDVRRLSVFSTWERFRNRMPCGPRVRSLMFFSANVTSQFKYQSSFSSHISRIFNNFKHLKVLDLGRINVGDSFPGQVEKLVLLRYLALRGRIKSIPSSIANLWNLETLIVKGLKGEVTLPDTILEMASLRHLHINNRVVFSLDDSEPGDTSQSNLETCSTLSLSHGICAEMIIRRLVNIRKLKSIFFESWNDLANCNRFPVLHCLSRLESLKLLYHGSIMFPCEMSLPLSLRKLTLSKFRLPWDEMSTILKLPNLEVLKLLHRAFEGEQWNMGDAEFLKLKFLKLDTLKLVQWNASSDNFPCLEQLVLQKCKQLEEIPSSFGDIATLEKIEVQWCSISASKSATDIEAEEPDIKVLIHPPLVESSSE